Proteins encoded within one genomic window of Mya arenaria isolate MELC-2E11 chromosome 13, ASM2691426v1:
- the LOC128213596 gene encoding probable proline--tRNA ligase, mitochondrial, whose translation MFRKQPLLVSTVLLKSTEKLLHSFSRRNVSKRNYLSRMYLLPPSKLRDTGLTSKSQNLFLHNEILFPCHNGAFYYLPLGLRALEKLTRLIDEELQSIGAQKISMPTMVTAALWKKTGRWGTDELFKLKDRHLTEYCLGPTHEELVTSLVAQFERLSYKRFPLMLYQITRKFRDEMQPKFGLLRGREFEMKDLYTFDLDEETARETYSLVCDTYHTIFHRLQLNYMKVEGATGNIGGKMSHEYHLPASIGEDSLFICDKCGFGSNIELIDEQNQSEDVACPQCQSAMKIQTGIEVGHAFLLGTKYSEVLNAKVTNKEGKRITTEMGCYGLGVSRILQAGVEVLHDGESIRWPRLIAPYQVAILPQKSQDSGPFLKLSDELYDRLCSLPSLRHDVVIDDRVDRTIGWRKNQLNRQGFPYIIVVGKKCQEDPAQYELIDTYSGTTDFLSLDQLIDTLSMLHTL comes from the exons ATGTTCCGAAAGCAACCGTTGCTTGTTTCAACAGTACTTCTTAAATCGACCGAAAAGCTGTTGCATTCGTTTTCAAGGCGAAATGTTTCTAAGAGAAATTACCTTAGTCGCATGTATTTACTTCCTCCCTCCAAACTGAGAGACACTGGACTGACGTCTAAAAGTCAAAAT ttgTTCCTGCATAATGAGATATTATTTCCCTGCCACAACGGAGCATTCTATTACCTTCCCCTTGGATTGCGTGCCTTGGAGAAGTTAACAAGACTGATCGATGAAGAATTGCAAAGCATCGGTGCCCAGAAAATCTCCATGCCCACCATGGTGACAGCTGCTCTTTGGAAGAAGACAG GAAGATGGGGCACAGATGAACTCTTTAAGCTGAAAGACAGACATTTAACAGAATACTGTCTCGGTCCA ACCCATGAAGAACTAGTTACAAGTCTGGTGGCCCAGTTTGAAAGACTTTCATATAAAAGGTTTCCACTTATGCTTTATCAG ATAACAAGAAAGTTTAGAGATGAAATGCAGCCCAAGTTTGGACTCTTAAGGGGCAGAGAATTTGAAATGAAGG ACCTGTATACATTTGATCTCGATGAGGAAACTGCCAGAGAAACGTACAGTTTGGTTTGTGACACTTACCACACAATATTTCACCGGCTCCAACTGAACTATATGAAAG TTGAGGGGGCAACAGGGAACATAGGGGGTAAGATGTCCCATGAGTATCATCTTCCAGCAAGTATCGGGGAGGACTCACTGTTTATTTGTGATAA gtGTGGCTTTGGATCAAACATTGAATTAATTG ATGAACAGAATCAGAGTGAAGATGTGGCTTGTCCGCAGTGTCAGTCAGCCATGAAAATACAAACTGGCATTGAG GTGGGTCATGCTTTTTTGCTGGGGACAAAATATTCCGAAGTTCTTAATGCAAAAGTGACCAACAAAGAGGGCAAAAGAAT CACTACAGAGATGGGATGTTATGGTCTGGGAGTCAGTCGTATACTGCAGGCTGGCGTGGAGGTGTTACATGATGGTGAAAGTATACGCTGGCCCAGGCTTATAGCTCCATACCAGGTTGCCATTTTACCACAG AAAAGTCAGGACAGTGGCCCATTTCTGAAACTGTCAGACGAACTGTATGACCGCCTGTGTTCACTGCCCTCTCTGCGACATGATGTGGTGATTGATGACCGCGTGGACAGGACCATAGGCTGGAGAAAGAACCAGCTCAACAGACAGGGGTTCCCATACATTATAGTGGTTGGGAAGAAG TGCCAGGAAGATCCAGCCCAGTATGAGTTGATAGACACCTATAGTGGTACCACAGACTTTCTCTCTCTAGACCAGCTTATTGACACACTCTCCATGCTTCACACTTTGTGA